A window of Kyrpidia spormannii genomic DNA:
GCATCATGCGCCGGTGTCCAGATCGATCTGATCATTCGCGGCATTTGCTGCCTGAGGCCCGGGATACCCGGAGTGAGCGAAAACATCCGCGTCCACAGCATTGTCGGCCGCTTTCTGGAACACGGGCGGGCATACTGTTTTCGCGCCGGGCGCCGGGAAAAGGTGTGGATATCCAGTGCCGATTGGATGACCCGCAATCTGGAACGCCGGGTGGAGACATTGTTTCCGGTGCTCAATCCGAGGCTCAAGCGCCGGGTGATCGGAATCCTGGAAACCCAATTGGCCGACAACGTGAAGCGGCGTCAATTGTTGTCGGACGGCACGTATGTGCGCATAACCCCCGGGGAAGAGGAGGAGCCCCTGAACAGCCAGGAGCGGCTTTATGAAACAGCCCTGGCCACCCATCGGCGAAATATCTACCCGAGAATTTGACCGGCAGAACTGCTCAGGCACATCTTCGCTCAGTCTGCCGACGCCAAGGCCTCTCGAACCCACGGCCACGTGTGTTCTCCCAGAGCCGGACCCTTGCCCGGACGAAACGCGGGGTGGTCGGAAAACCGTTCGACCACCTCGGGAACGGTGAGAACCGGCATCAAACAGCAGTCCCACTGTTCACCAAGGGTCGCCCACTCATCCCGGGGCCGGGATCGAAATAATTCAACCATCTCCCGGTACACCGGATTCTCAGAACACGCGGGAGACCGGCTTTTGTCTCGCCACTGTGGCCGACCCACACCTTGACAGAATCGATCCCAAAACTTTTGTTCCAGGGCACCCAGGGAAACCCAGCCATCCTTAGCCCGGTATAGATGGTAGCAGACCACTCCGCCATTGAGCTCTTGTTTCTCCGGACCCGTGGGCACACCGGCCCGGGCCAAGGCTCCATTCACCGCTTGAAAGGACAAAAGCATGTCCTGCATCGCAACGTCGAGGTAAGCCCCCTGCCCGGTGCGTTCCCGGCGCCACAGGGCGGCGAGCACCGCCTCTACCACCGCCACCCCGCCGGCATAGTCGGCCACAGTAATCCCCGGGACTGCCAGGTGCTCCTCATCGCCGATGGCAACGCCGGTCACCGCCGTCACCCCGGTGACGGACAAGTAGTTAATATCATGGCCGGCCAGGTCAGCCCAGGGGCCTTCCTGCCCGTAGCCGGTCACTGAACAGTAGATGAGCCGGGGATTGAGCGGCCGAACCGACGGTTCGTCCAGCCCCATCGCCTTCATCACTCCGGGGCGATAACTCTCGATGCACACGTCTGCGGCCCGAATCAAGGCAAGCGCTTGGCGACGGCCCGTTTCCTCACGGAGGTCCAGGGCGACGCTTTGTTTCCCGCGATTGACCGCATCGTAGGGCGGTCCGAACAACCGCATGGGATCGCCGCCCCGTACATCCTCCACCTTGAGCACCTCGGCCCCGAGTTGCGCCAGTCGCCAAGTTCCAAAGGGACCGGGGAGAAGTCGAGAAAAATCAACGATCCTTAATCCGGCTAACGGTTTTGTCCCATCCACGTGTCCCAGCCTCCTCGTTTTTGAATCCCCGACACCGGCGTCCGATTTAACCCGGCGGCCAACCGAGCCGCCTGCCGCCCAGGATGTGATAATGGAGATGAAACACCGTTTGATGGCCGTCCCGCCCGCAATTGGTAACCACCCGAAATCCGGTTCTGGCCACGCCCGTCTCCTCCGCCACCCGGCGGATCGCCCCTTGGATCCCCTTCAGGATCTCCACCTCCTCCTCGCCGAGCTCCAATACCGATGCAAGATGGCGGCGGGGAATCACCAGGACGTGGACCGGGGCCTGGGGGGCGATATCGTGAAAGGCGACAACATGCGCGTTCTCGTATACCCTGCGTGCAGGGGATTCGCCTTGGACAATGCGGCAAAAAATGCAATCAGCCGCCATGAGCGCTCACTCCTTTTAGAGCCACGGCCAATAGACGACGGCAAAACTCGCCCCCACCCACAGGAGGCCGTTGATCACAAAGGGGGTGTCTCGCACCACAATCTGATCGGGATTCTCCCCTTCATTTTTCTGATTGACCAAGTAGAGATAGCGAAAGAGACCGTACATGACAAAGGGAACGGTCACCATCGCTCTGGGACCTTGAGGTCCACTGAAGGTGTACATGGCGTACGTCATAATGGTGGCGGCTGTCGAGATCGAAATCAGCTGGTTGAGGAGATCCACCGTGTACACGCCGAGATTGGCCCTATGGACCGCCGCTTGATCCTCCAGGGCGGCCAGTTCCGCCCGGCGTTTACAAAGGCCCAGCACGGAGGCCAACAGGAAGGTCGTGAGCAAAAGCCACGGACTCGGCGGCACTTCGGCAGCAAACGCCCCGGCCACCACCCGGAGGACAAACCCGAAGGCGATGATTAACACGTCGACGATGGCATAATGTTTCAAGACAGTGCTGTACAGTAAATTCATCAACCCGTAGATCAGCAGCACCGTCGGAACTCCAGCGCCCGTGTCCGCTACCCAGCCCAACCACTCGGCCACCACAAAGAGGGCGGCAGCCAAAACCACCGCCGGCCCCGGGGACACCCGGCCGGACGCCAAAGGGCGGTGCTTTTTTTTCGGGTGAGCCCGATCCCTGTCCATGTCCATGAAATCGTTGACCACGTACACGGCACTGCTCATGAGACAGAATGCCACCGTGGCCGCCACCGTGGCCCACAGGGAACCCCAGTTGCCAATCTTGCCGGCAAAAAATACCGGCGCCAAGACAAAGACGTTTTTCATCCATTGACGGGGGCGCATCAGTGTCCATAAATCGCTCCCCATAGCCGAAATCGCTCGGCGGTGCGTATCCCGTTCCACGATGTTCCCCCCGGTCTCTTCAACCTCACCCGTTCCCTGAAGCCTGTGAGGTTTTCTCCTTCGAGATACACATCCCATTGTACACGAAAAGCGCCCGGGGGAAATCCCTCCCAGGCACGTTCCGCCAGACTCCACTGCTTCTCAAACCGGTTTACTCGAGTTCCAACCTTTCGAGAACGGCCTCGGTGATCTCCTCCGTCCGGCTGATGCGATCCCCCGGGCCCGCCAAGTCGGCCGTTCGATACCCTTCCTCCAGCACACGATCTACCGCTCGGACGATGGCCTGATCCGCCCTGGGTTCATTCAGGCTAAAACGATACATCAGCCCGACAGAGAGCATCGTCCCCAGAGGGTTCGCGAGACCCTGCCCGGCGATATCCGGCGCCGAACCGTGAACAGGCTCGTACAGTCCTGGCCCATCGCCGAGGCTGGCGGAGGGCAACATCCCGATAGAGCCGGTGAGCACCGCCGCTTCGTCGCTGAGAATATCGCCAAACATGTTTTCCGTGACAATGACCCCGAACTGGTTCGGACTGCGAACCAATTGCATGGCGCAGTTATCCACCAGCATATGGCCAAAGGCCACATCGGGGTAGTCTGTTGCCACCCGCTCCACCACTTCCCGCCAGTGGCGAGAGCTTTCGAGCACATTGGCCTTGTCAACGGAAGTCAGCGCTTTTCCCGCTTTCCGGGCGGCGTCAAAGCCCAGGCGGACGATACGCTCGATTTCCGCCGTGGTATACACCAGCTCGTCCACCACCCGCGTGCCGCCGTCGATGGGCTCCCGGCGTTTCGGGCCAAAATACAGTCCGCCCGTCAGCTCCCGGACGATCAGGAGATCCACCCCCTCCACCTTTTCCCGGCGAAGAGGGGAGGCGCCGAGAAGGGGCGTATAAGCCCGCACCGGACGCAGGTTTGCATAAACGCCGAGAGCTTTCCGAATCCCGAGCAGGCCCGCCTCGGGGCGCCGATCGCCCCCCAGCCGATCCCACTTGGGGCCTCCCACAGCACCGAGGAGCACGGCGTCGGCTTCCCGGGCGGCTTTCAATGTGCCCTCGGGCAGCGGCTCTCCAAAGGCTTCAATGGCCGCCCCGCCGATGGCGTGTTCCTCAAAGATCACCTCGTGACCCAAGGCCCCGGCGACGGCTTCGATGAGCCGCCGCCCTGCCTGAACCACCTCGGGTCCGATTCCGTCTCCAGGCAGCAGGACAAGGCGATAGACCTTTTCAGACACCCGCTTTCACCCGGGCTGCTCCCGCAGACCGCCCCTGCCCCGCCGCCAACCGATTCACAGCATCCAGGTAGGCTTTCGCACTGGCTTCCAATACATCGGTGCTCACACCCCGGCCGCTCACCACGGCTTCACCCTGCCGCACCTGGACCCGCACCTCGCCGAGGGCATCCCGGCCACCGGTGACCGATTGAATCTGATAACTCACCAGTTCAGTCGCTCCCCCCGTCACCCGGTCGATAGCTTGATAAATAGCGTCCACGGCGCCGTTGCCCACCGCGGCTTCTTCCACCACGGTCCCGTCCGCCAGCCGCACCCGGAGCGTCGCCGTGGGAACGGCGGTGTTGCCGGCGGAGATGTGCAGGTACTCCAGTTGATAGAGGTCCGAGCGTTCAACGGTATGACTGTCGTCCACCAAAGCGGCGATGTCGTCGTCGGTCACTGTTTTCTTTTTGTCACACAGGTCTTTGAAACGTTTAAACAACTCATTGACCTCTTCATCCGAGAGCTGATAGCCCATCTCCGTCAGCTTTTCCCGGAAGGCGTGGCGCCCGGAGTGTTTGCCGAGCACCAGTTTGCTTTCCGCCACCCCGATCGTTTCGGGTTTCATAATCTCGTAGGTCAGCTTCTCTTTCAGTACCCCGTCCTGGTGAATGCCGGATTCGTGCGCAAAGGCGTTCGCCCCGACGATGGCTTTGTTCGGCGGCACCACGAATCCTGTGAGTTTACTCACCAGTCGGCTGGTGCGGTAGATCTGATTGAGCACAATGTTCGTTTTCGCCTGGTAGAAATCCTGCCGGGTCGCCAAAGCCATGACTACCTCTTCTAAAGAGGCGTTGCCCGCCCGCTCTCCGATGCCGTTGATCGTGACCTCCACTTGAGTGATTCCCGCCTCGATGCCCGCCAGGGTGTTCGAGACCGCCATCCCCAGATCGTCGTGGCAATGGCTGGACAGCTTGATCTTTTCGATCCCTGGCACCCGCTCCCGCAAAGCCCGGATCTTTCCCGCGTACTCCTGGGGCGTTAGATAACCCACTGTATCCGGGACATTGAACACCTTGGCCCCGGCCCGGATGGCCACCTCGGCTACTTGGCAGAGAAAGTCGATGTCCGTCCTCCCCGCATCTTCAGCGGAGAATTCCACGTTGCTCATATACTTGACCGCATAGCGAACGGCGGCGTCGATCTGCTCCAAAACTTGTTCCCGGGTCAATCTCAGCTTGTGCTGAAGATGGATGTCCGAGGTTGCCAGAAAGACGTGAATTCGCGGGTCTTCGGCATCCCGCAGGGCTTCATACGCCCTGTCGATATCCGACTGGACACTGCGGGCCAAACTGCACACGGTCAACCCGCGCACCTCCCGGGCAATTTCCGCCACGGACTCAAAGTCGCCCGGCGACGCCGCCGCGAATCCGGCTTCGATGACATCCACGCCGAGACGGCCCAACTGACGCGCGATCTCCAATTTCTCCTCCCGGCTGAGGTTAATTCCCGGGGATTGTTCGCCGTCCCGCAGCGTGGTGTCGAACACCTCGATGGTCCGCATGTGTGCCACCTCCCGCGTGTGTACCGCTCTGTAACGAGCGGAGGTCATTTTTTAATCCAAGTCATCATTTCCCGCAGTTTTCCGCCCACCACTTCGATGGGATGATTCTGCTCCGCTTTCCGCCTGGCGTTGAAGAACGGCCGGTTGGCCTGGTTCTCCAGAATCCATTCCCGGGCGAATTGCCCACTTTGAATCTCTGCGAGGATTTTTCGCATCTCGGCCCGGGTCTCCTCGGTGATAATCCGGGGCCCGCTCCGGTAATCCCCGAACTCCGCCGTATCGCTGATGGAGTACCGCATCCGGGATAACCCGCCCTCATACATGAGATCCACGATCAGTTTCATCTCGTGCAGACACTCGAAAAAGGCGATCTCGGGTTTGTATCCCGCTTCGACGAGGGTCTCGAAACCGGCTTTGATCAGGTTGGAGACTCCGCCGCACAGTACCGCCTGTTCGCCAAACAGGTCGGTCTCGGTTTCTTCTTTGAAAGTGGTCTCGATCACCCCGGCCCGGGTCGCCCCGATGCCTTTGGCAAAAGCCAGGGCGATCTCTTTGGCCTTGCCGGAGGCGTCCTGGTGAACCGCCAGCAGCGCCGGCACCCCGGTTCCTTCTTGGAAGGTGCGCCGAACGAGGTGTCCCGGGCCCTTCGGGGCGATCATGGTCACGTCCACGTCCGCCGGAGGATCGATCTGGCCGAAATGAATATTGAATCCGTGGGCGAACATCAGCATCTGGCCACTGCGCAGGTTCGGCTGCATCTCCTCCCGATAGGTCTGGGCCTGGCGCTCGTCCGGGATGAGGATTTGGATCAGGTCGGCCCGCTCGGTGGCCTCGGCCACAGACAGGACTTCAAACCCGTCCGCCTCGGCTTGCTTCCAGGAGCGGCCCGGACGCAGTCCCACCACCACCGATACGCCGCTGTCGCGAAGGTTTTGCGCTTGGGCGTGGCCCTGACTGCCGTAACCCAGCACCGCAACCGTCTTCCCGTCCAACAATTTCAAATCCGCGTCTTGTTCATAGTAGATTTTCAATGACAAAACGATTCGCTCCCATCTGTACAAGAATGTGAATCAAGAGATTTGCTACCGCTCTTGAAGCGGTCAGACTCGCACTTTGACCAAGCTGCCCCGCATCAAAGCGGTCACGCCGGTTCGGGCGATCTCTTTGATGCCGTAAGGGCGAAGGAGCTCGATCAAGGCGTCGATTTTATCCATATCGCCGGTGGCCTGGACCACCAGGCTGTTCCGGCCCACATCCACGATAGCCGCCCGGAAGGGCTCAATGAGATGGGTGATCTCCGGCCGAGTGGTCGCCGTCGCCGCCACTTTGATGAGGACCAACTCCCGGGCCACCATGGGCTCTTCCGTCAAGTCGTTCACCTTGATGACATCCACCAATTTGTGGAGTTGTTTCATAATCTGTTCCAGCGTTCTTTCATCGCCGGAGGTGACCAGGGTCATGCGGGACAGCCCTGCCTCCTCGGCGTTGCCCACGGTGATGCTTTCGATGTTGAACCCTCGCCGGGAAAACAATCCGGCAACCCGGGCCAGCACCCCCGGTTGATCGTTGACCAGGACCGAGAGAACGTGCTTCAATCATCCCACCTCCCGATCATCTCATCGGTGCCCGCCCCAGGAGGGACCATCGGGAAGACATTTTCTTCTTCAGGGACGACAAAATCGACGACAACCGGTCCGGGGTGGGCGAGCATTTCCCGAATGGCTTCCCGGGCTTCCTCCGGCGTCTGGGCCCGGAGGCCGCGGATCCCGTACGCCTCCGCCACCTTCACGAAATCCGGAGCTCCCACCCGGGACTCCGCGTAGCGGCGGTCGTAGAACAACTGCTGCCACTGCCGGACCATGCCGAGAAACCCGTTGTTGATAATTGCCACTTTGACCGGCAGGCCGTTTTCCGCCACCGTCTGAAGCTCCTGGATATTCATCTGGAAGCTGGCGTCCCCGGCCA
This region includes:
- a CDS encoding 2-isopropylmalate synthase; translated protein: MTSARYRAVHTREVAHMRTIEVFDTTLRDGEQSPGINLSREEKLEIARQLGRLGVDVIEAGFAAASPGDFESVAEIAREVRGLTVCSLARSVQSDIDRAYEALRDAEDPRIHVFLATSDIHLQHKLRLTREQVLEQIDAAVRYAVKYMSNVEFSAEDAGRTDIDFLCQVAEVAIRAGAKVFNVPDTVGYLTPQEYAGKIRALRERVPGIEKIKLSSHCHDDLGMAVSNTLAGIEAGITQVEVTINGIGERAGNASLEEVVMALATRQDFYQAKTNIVLNQIYRTSRLVSKLTGFVVPPNKAIVGANAFAHESGIHQDGVLKEKLTYEIMKPETIGVAESKLVLGKHSGRHAFREKLTEMGYQLSDEEVNELFKRFKDLCDKKKTVTDDDIAALVDDSHTVERSDLYQLEYLHISAGNTAVPTATLRVRLADGTVVEEAAVGNGAVDAIYQAIDRVTGGATELVSYQIQSVTGGRDALGEVRVQVRQGEAVVSGRGVSTDVLEASAKAYLDAVNRLAAGQGRSAGAARVKAGV
- a CDS encoding CaiB/BaiF CoA transferase family protein, whose amino-acid sequence is MDGTKPLAGLRIVDFSRLLPGPFGTWRLAQLGAEVLKVEDVRGGDPMRLFGPPYDAVNRGKQSVALDLREETGRRQALALIRAADVCIESYRPGVMKAMGLDEPSVRPLNPRLIYCSVTGYGQEGPWADLAGHDINYLSVTGVTAVTGVAIGDEEHLAVPGITVADYAGGVAVVEAVLAALWRRERTGQGAYLDVAMQDMLLSFQAVNGALARAGVPTGPEKQELNGGVVCYHLYRAKDGWVSLGALEQKFWDRFCQGVGRPQWRDKSRSPACSENPVYREMVELFRSRPRDEWATLGEQWDCCLMPVLTVPEVVERFSDHPAFRPGKGPALGEHTWPWVREALASAD
- the ilvN gene encoding acetolactate synthase small subunit, yielding MKHVLSVLVNDQPGVLARVAGLFSRRGFNIESITVGNAEEAGLSRMTLVTSGDERTLEQIMKQLHKLVDVIKVNDLTEEPMVARELVLIKVAATATTRPEITHLIEPFRAAIVDVGRNSLVVQATGDMDKIDALIELLRPYGIKEIARTGVTALMRGSLVKVRV
- a CDS encoding decaprenyl-phosphate phosphoribosyltransferase; this encodes MERDTHRRAISAMGSDLWTLMRPRQWMKNVFVLAPVFFAGKIGNWGSLWATVAATVAFCLMSSAVYVVNDFMDMDRDRAHPKKKHRPLASGRVSPGPAVVLAAALFVVAEWLGWVADTGAGVPTVLLIYGLMNLLYSTVLKHYAIVDVLIIAFGFVLRVVAGAFAAEVPPSPWLLLTTFLLASVLGLCKRRAELAALEDQAAVHRANLGVYTVDLLNQLISISTAATIMTYAMYTFSGPQGPRAMVTVPFVMYGLFRYLYLVNQKNEGENPDQIVVRDTPFVINGLLWVGASFAVVYWPWL
- a CDS encoding ketol-acid reductoisomerase, whose product is MKIYYEQDADLKLLDGKTVAVLGYGSQGHAQAQNLRDSGVSVVVGLRPGRSWKQAEADGFEVLSVAEATERADLIQILIPDERQAQTYREEMQPNLRSGQMLMFAHGFNIHFGQIDPPADVDVTMIAPKGPGHLVRRTFQEGTGVPALLAVHQDASGKAKEIALAFAKGIGATRAGVIETTFKEETETDLFGEQAVLCGGVSNLIKAGFETLVEAGYKPEIAFFECLHEMKLIVDLMYEGGLSRMRYSISDTAEFGDYRSGPRIITEETRAEMRKILAEIQSGQFAREWILENQANRPFFNARRKAEQNHPIEVVGGKLREMMTWIKK
- a CDS encoding histidine triad nucleotide-binding protein, which produces MAADCIFCRIVQGESPARRVYENAHVVAFHDIAPQAPVHVLVIPRRHLASVLELGEEEVEILKGIQGAIRRVAEETGVARTGFRVVTNCGRDGHQTVFHLHYHILGGRRLGWPPG
- the leuB gene encoding 3-isopropylmalate dehydrogenase, coding for MSEKVYRLVLLPGDGIGPEVVQAGRRLIEAVAGALGHEVIFEEHAIGGAAIEAFGEPLPEGTLKAAREADAVLLGAVGGPKWDRLGGDRRPEAGLLGIRKALGVYANLRPVRAYTPLLGASPLRREKVEGVDLLIVRELTGGLYFGPKRREPIDGGTRVVDELVYTTAEIERIVRLGFDAARKAGKALTSVDKANVLESSRHWREVVERVATDYPDVAFGHMLVDNCAMQLVRSPNQFGVIVTENMFGDILSDEAAVLTGSIGMLPSASLGDGPGLYEPVHGSAPDIAGQGLANPLGTMLSVGLMYRFSLNEPRADQAIVRAVDRVLEEGYRTADLAGPGDRISRTEEITEAVLERLELE